A genomic stretch from Desulfotignum balticum DSM 7044 includes:
- a CDS encoding CGGC domain-containing protein, translated as MTRIGIIRCEKNEKTCPLTSCFNTMMSGAQGFSAYDECTPAGVFTCRCPGDNVANLGKILKSKGADVIHLCTCSFAKKTEKGWDNSQGGFCDHIEKIAQDIARAAELPCVLGTAHLPKGYTPVTVEK; from the coding sequence ATGACCAGAATTGGGATTATCCGATGCGAAAAAAATGAAAAAACATGTCCCCTGACCAGTTGTTTTAATACGATGATGAGTGGGGCCCAGGGCTTCAGCGCCTATGATGAATGCACCCCGGCCGGGGTATTTACCTGCAGATGCCCGGGGGACAATGTTGCAAACTTAGGTAAAATTTTAAAGTCAAAGGGCGCTGACGTCATTCACCTTTGTACATGCAGCTTTGCAAAAAAAACAGAAAAGGGCTGGGACAACAGTCAGGGCGGATTTTGCGACCATATTGAAAAAATTGCCCAAGACATTGCCCGGGCCGCCGAACTGCCCTGTGTATTGGGAACGGCTCACCTGCCCAAAGGATACACCCCCGTGACCGTTGAAAAATAG